One stretch of Alcaligenes faecalis DNA includes these proteins:
- a CDS encoding phage protein NinX family protein, producing MKKISELTGADLNYWVARAAGLNNPKLRRVGPTEKGGFVFVEHVQTDGNTLYSPSSDWKHGGPIIEREAIELRKHWQRESWSARIDSDRHGLAPRYGYGETPLIAAMRASVSSKYGDSVPADAQEANQ from the coding sequence ATGAAAAAAATATCTGAACTAACAGGAGCTGATCTGAATTACTGGGTGGCGCGAGCTGCAGGACTAAATAATCCGAAGCTTCGCCGTGTAGGACCTACAGAGAAAGGCGGCTTTGTTTTTGTGGAGCATGTCCAAACTGATGGGAACACGCTCTACAGCCCGAGCAGCGACTGGAAGCATGGCGGCCCGATCATTGAGCGCGAAGCCATTGAGCTAAGAAAGCATTGGCAGCGAGAGAGCTGGAGCGCACGCATCGACTCAGATCGCCATGGCTTGGCCCCCAGATATGGTTATGGCGAAACCCCTCTTATCGCCGCTATGCGTGCATCCGTCTCCAGCAAATATGGTGACTCTGTGCCTGCTGACGCACAGGAGGCAAACCAATGA